One candidate division KSB1 bacterium DNA segment encodes these proteins:
- a CDS encoding lamin tail domain-containing protein: MKQITAAILLAAVAINAQDELVINEIMYNSPGDDVEFVEIVNVSGKTINLDGWTLLDDDDAHTPCRLTGTLAPNAYLVIVGDKNKFSAVYPDVKNINANAFDPNGTGWSLGNNGDTVRLFKNGVLHDIVAYSDGGDWPARPDGNGPSLELLNPAFDNSLPENWDPSKVDRGTPGKVNSVFTTNVKPVCKDGSRDIPLPKSGDAVKVTVKAYDREGLAKVELMVNTGSGYKPIPMVDNGTNGDAVAGDSLFTAVIPPQPNGALVKYYAVAQDNAGQIDLWPNNAPSDYHAYTVGYTPPDLRITEVMAVNSKTIADERGEYDDWFEIYNAGNTSVNLAGMFVSDRLNSPRTFRLPNLNLPPKTYVLLWADNSPDQGALHTNFQLSSEGESIAIFETIDHGNVLIHGWKFGRMSADVSMGFKTLNATAPDYLKTPTPRADNSTSDYFSPVCINEFQTTSAFGGPDDWIEIYNRSDKPFDLSGCFLSDERLNNTKWQFPKDTILQPKQFLVIWEDALKFNLATGGGDVIMFTAADSVTGLDFYDFGPQDPDYSEGRFPDGGSTWRRFKPSTRGVSNTISSVEASPVDALPQQIELRQNYPNPFNPTTEIVYTLPSAGETTLEIYNMQGQKVCTLVSGIQTAGMHRVIWNGENTQGSHVAAGVYFYLLKFNDQQLPAKKMILVK, from the coding sequence ATGAAGCAAATAACGGCGGCGATACTGCTTGCAGCAGTTGCGATCAATGCCCAAGATGAATTGGTCATTAATGAAATCATGTATAATAGTCCCGGCGATGATGTGGAATTCGTCGAAATCGTCAATGTTTCCGGCAAAACCATCAACCTCGACGGATGGACTCTGTTGGATGACGATGATGCGCATACGCCGTGCCGTCTGACCGGAACGTTGGCGCCAAACGCCTACCTGGTGATCGTCGGCGATAAGAATAAATTTTCCGCTGTTTACCCTGACGTTAAAAACATCAATGCGAACGCCTTTGATCCAAACGGAACAGGCTGGTCATTGGGTAACAATGGCGACACCGTTCGACTGTTCAAAAACGGCGTGCTGCACGATATTGTGGCTTATTCGGACGGCGGTGATTGGCCGGCCAGACCCGACGGTAACGGCCCCTCCCTTGAGCTGTTGAATCCTGCCTTCGACAACAGCCTGCCGGAAAACTGGGACCCGAGCAAGGTTGACCGCGGTACCCCGGGTAAGGTGAACAGCGTTTTCACGACCAACGTCAAGCCGGTTTGTAAAGACGGCAGCCGCGACATCCCTTTGCCGAAAAGCGGCGATGCAGTCAAAGTGACGGTGAAGGCATATGATCGCGAAGGCCTCGCAAAAGTCGAGCTTATGGTCAATACCGGCTCCGGCTATAAGCCCATTCCGATGGTCGATAACGGCACGAACGGCGACGCTGTGGCCGGAGACTCGCTGTTTACGGCCGTCATTCCGCCGCAGCCGAACGGTGCGTTGGTCAAGTACTATGCCGTTGCCCAGGATAATGCAGGGCAAATTGATCTTTGGCCGAACAACGCGCCGAGCGATTATCATGCTTATACCGTCGGCTACACCCCGCCGGATCTGCGCATTACTGAAGTCATGGCAGTGAACAGCAAGACCATTGCCGACGAGCGGGGTGAATACGATGATTGGTTCGAGATCTATAATGCCGGGAATACAAGCGTAAACCTTGCCGGTATGTTTGTCAGCGATCGGCTCAACTCGCCGCGTACATTTCGGCTGCCAAACTTAAATCTGCCGCCCAAAACCTATGTTCTCCTGTGGGCGGATAACAGCCCGGATCAGGGAGCGCTGCATACCAATTTTCAGCTGAGCTCCGAAGGCGAATCCATCGCAATCTTTGAAACGATAGACCACGGCAATGTTTTGATCCACGGCTGGAAATTCGGCCGCATGAGCGCCGACGTTTCGATGGGTTTCAAGACGTTAAACGCCACGGCTCCCGATTATCTCAAAACCCCGACTCCCCGCGCGGACAATTCGACAAGCGACTATTTTTCGCCGGTCTGCATCAATGAATTCCAGACCACCAGCGCATTCGGCGGCCCTGACGATTGGATCGAGATCTACAACCGCAGCGACAAGCCGTTCGACCTGTCGGGATGCTTTTTATCCGATGAGCGCTTGAACAACACCAAATGGCAGTTCCCAAAAGACACCATTCTGCAGCCGAAGCAGTTCCTGGTCATTTGGGAAGACGCCTTGAAATTCAATCTGGCAACCGGCGGCGGTGATGTGATTATGTTTACCGCCGCCGACAGCGTCACGGGACTCGATTTTTATGATTTCGGTCCGCAGGATCCGGATTACAGCGAAGGGCGCTTTCCAGACGGCGGCAGCACTTGGCGACGCTTCAAACCCTCGACGCGCGGCGTTTCCAACACAATCTCGTCCGTTGAAGCCTCACCGGTGGACGCTTTGCCGCAACAGATCGAATTGCGGCAAAACTATCCCAATCCCTTCAATCCGACCACTGAAATCGTCTACACCCTGCCGAGCGCCGGGGAAACAACGCTGGAAATATATAACATGCAGGGACAAAAAGTTTGCACTCTAGTTTCGGGAATACAGACGGCGGGAATGCATCGGGTAATCTGGAATGGAGAGAATACCCAGGGTTCACACGTTGCTGCCGGCGTCTATTTCTATTTGTTAAAATTCAACGATCAGCAATTGCCGGCTAAAAAGATGATACTAGTAAAATAA
- a CDS encoding TonB-dependent receptor, protein MMKQKLFSGFVVILAVMIGFTASAWSQSGKISGTVVDAQTGEPLPGANVTIVGTTMGAAASLEGDFYILNVPPGVYDVRASFMGYDTELRKQVQVNVNRTTEINFRLRQSVIEGREVVVEASKIAQKKDQTSSVRNVSSETIDILPVESVGAVVSLQAGVVAGHFRGGRYNEVNYLIDGLQVTDALSSSGQSVNLQADAVEEVEVIKGTFNAEYGRAMSGIVNAISKSGSNAFHGSASAFLGNYLTSHTDVFIGLKPTEITRRQDYKAQLSGPLVRDKLFFFFDYRHENNKDQYNGIRYFLPDDISFFNTDNRNQWYSQRSGDSAYVPMSWGISHNVTGKLTWNASRNFKVQGLYIYNQGEGQGYSHYNKYKPDGRSVGRGYTHMFALTLNHMLSSNLFYELKGKYSDGHNSSYLFENPFDPRYIHDRYDNGTGPGFAFGGQDRGHYLRDTKEMQIKGDLTWQVHKNHSIKTGFDWVNVDVSVWNRTILNWYQLYDPANADKYRPWVMGDSSLSSDIYHKKPIDFAAYIQDKMEFNEMVINVGLRYDYFDPKTTYPTDRRNPVNLIKGEGIPQTDYAPADPKSQLSPRLGLSYQLGKAALLRFSYGHFFQRPPYENFYQNNALLISPQNFGTQQGNPQLRAQKTVQYEIGLWQELAKDMGIEVALFYRDIYDLLSMDVVYTYNQQIYGLYTNLDYGNAKGLEVTYDWMVGNFYINTTYTLQYTRGNADNPTTTFSRLGNNMDPIPRLIPMSWDQRHTLNASVGYTTKQWSISATGRYGSGTPYTLEPLPESPLSGVLLYPNNAKKPSTYSIDLYSYYRLPLSGGTAVKFELYVYNLLDNLNEYGVYGRTGRAYTNIILPSERENHRSDFNTIEDNMHNPSMYGAPRMVKFGIGVSF, encoded by the coding sequence ATGATGAAGCAAAAACTTTTTTCCGGCTTTGTGGTGATTCTTGCCGTCATGATTGGCTTTACGGCATCTGCTTGGTCACAATCAGGCAAGATTTCAGGCACAGTAGTAGATGCGCAGACCGGCGAACCTCTGCCGGGCGCCAACGTGACGATCGTCGGAACCACGATGGGAGCGGCGGCTTCGTTGGAAGGCGACTTTTACATTCTCAACGTGCCGCCGGGCGTTTACGACGTCCGCGCTTCTTTTATGGGTTATGACACCGAGCTGCGCAAGCAGGTTCAGGTCAATGTAAACCGGACCACGGAGATCAACTTCCGCCTGCGCCAATCAGTGATCGAAGGCAGAGAAGTGGTCGTCGAGGCATCTAAAATCGCCCAGAAAAAAGACCAGACCAGCTCAGTGCGCAACGTAAGTTCGGAAACGATCGATATTCTGCCGGTCGAATCCGTCGGAGCCGTAGTCAGCCTGCAGGCGGGTGTCGTGGCCGGCCATTTCCGCGGCGGTCGTTATAACGAGGTTAACTATTTGATCGACGGCCTGCAGGTGACCGATGCGCTTTCCAGCTCCGGTCAATCCGTCAACCTTCAAGCCGATGCCGTAGAGGAAGTGGAGGTCATTAAAGGTACGTTCAATGCCGAATACGGTCGCGCCATGAGCGGCATCGTCAACGCTATTTCCAAGAGCGGTTCGAATGCCTTTCACGGCAGCGCCTCGGCGTTTTTAGGCAACTATTTGACTTCCCATACGGACGTTTTTATCGGTCTAAAACCCACGGAAATTACACGCCGTCAGGACTATAAAGCCCAACTCAGCGGACCGCTGGTGCGCGACAAGCTCTTTTTCTTCTTTGATTATCGTCATGAAAACAACAAGGATCAATACAACGGCATTCGATATTTCCTACCGGACGACATCAGCTTTTTCAATACCGACAATCGCAATCAGTGGTATTCTCAACGCAGCGGCGACAGCGCCTATGTGCCGATGTCCTGGGGAATCAGCCATAACGTCACCGGAAAACTGACTTGGAATGCCTCACGCAACTTTAAGGTTCAAGGGTTATACATTTACAACCAGGGCGAAGGCCAGGGTTACAGCCATTACAACAAGTACAAACCCGACGGCCGCAGCGTTGGGCGCGGTTATACCCACATGTTTGCCCTTACTCTAAACCACATGCTTTCCTCCAATTTGTTCTACGAGTTGAAGGGAAAATACAGCGACGGACATAACTCTTCTTACTTGTTCGAGAATCCTTTTGATCCCCGCTACATTCACGACCGCTACGACAACGGCACCGGCCCCGGTTTCGCCTTCGGCGGTCAGGACCGCGGCCATTATCTGCGGGACACCAAAGAAATGCAAATCAAGGGGGATCTGACCTGGCAGGTGCACAAGAACCATTCGATCAAAACCGGCTTTGACTGGGTCAACGTCGACGTCAGCGTCTGGAATCGCACCATTCTTAACTGGTATCAGTTGTACGATCCGGCAAACGCCGACAAGTACCGTCCGTGGGTGATGGGCGACTCGTCCTTGTCTTCCGACATTTATCATAAAAAACCGATCGACTTTGCGGCGTACATCCAGGACAAGATGGAATTCAACGAAATGGTCATTAATGTGGGCTTGAGATATGACTATTTCGATCCCAAAACCACCTATCCGACCGATCGCCGCAACCCGGTCAACCTGATCAAGGGCGAGGGCATCCCGCAGACCGACTACGCTCCGGCCGATCCCAAGTCGCAATTGAGCCCGCGGTTGGGTCTTTCTTATCAGCTCGGCAAAGCGGCGCTGCTGCGCTTCAGCTACGGCCATTTCTTCCAACGGCCGCCGTATGAAAACTTTTATCAGAACAACGCCTTGCTCATCAGCCCGCAAAATTTCGGCACCCAGCAGGGCAACCCGCAGCTGCGCGCGCAAAAAACCGTGCAGTACGAAATCGGTTTGTGGCAGGAATTGGCCAAGGACATGGGCATCGAAGTCGCTCTGTTCTATCGCGACATCTATGATCTGCTGAGTATGGACGTCGTCTATACTTACAACCAGCAGATCTACGGCTTGTACACCAACCTTGATTACGGCAATGCCAAAGGACTGGAAGTTACTTATGATTGGATGGTCGGCAATTTCTACATCAATACCACCTACACGCTGCAGTACACGCGCGGCAATGCCGATAATCCGACGACCACTTTCAGCCGCTTGGGCAACAATATGGATCCCATTCCGCGCCTGATTCCGATGAGCTGGGATCAACGCCACACCCTCAATGCCAGCGTCGGCTATACGACCAAGCAATGGAGCATTTCGGCGACTGGGCGTTACGGCTCCGGCACGCCTTATACATTGGAGCCGTTGCCGGAATCACCGCTTTCCGGCGTTCTGCTCTATCCGAACAACGCCAAAAAGCCGTCGACCTATTCGATCGATCTGTACAGCTACTATCGTCTGCCTTTGAGCGGCGGCACGGCGGTCAAATTCGAGCTCTATGTCTATAACCTGCTCGATAATTTGAACGAATACGGCGTTTACGGCCGCACCGGACGCGCCTATACCAACATCATCCTGCCGTCCGAACGTGAAAACCATCGCAGCGATTTCAACACCATCGAGGATAATATGCACAATCCCTCGATGTACGGTGCGCCGCGCATGGTCAAGTTCGGCATCGGCGTTTCCTTTTAG